In the genome of Amphiura filiformis chromosome 4, Afil_fr2py, whole genome shotgun sequence, one region contains:
- the LOC140149780 gene encoding monocarboxylate transporter 4-like, translating to MAPILEEFNVGSAAAGWICSLAYATQCIAGPLTSVVVNKVHYRWVVMAGGTLQAAGMMTTYLANSTSALFITLGIIPGLGASLVYISQPIIITSYFTKYCGTMIGIAFAGCASGVFVLRL from the exons ATGGCACCGATATTAGAAGAATTCAATGTTGGATCAGCAGCTGCAGGGTGGATTTGCAGTCTTGCATATGCTACACAATGTATTGCAG GTCCGTTGACAAGTGTTGTGGTTAACAAAGTTCACTACAGGTGGGTGGTGATGGCAGGAGGTACATTGCAAGCAGCCGGAATGATGACCACCTATTTAGCCAATTCAACTTCGGCACTGTTCATCACTCTAGGCATTATCCCTG GACTTGGTGCATCTCTTGTCTACATCTCCCAGCCAATAATCATCACATCATACTTTACGAAATACTGCGGTACCATGATAGGTATAGCGTTTGCTGGGTGTGCTTCAGGTGTCTTTGTTCTCCGCCTTTGA